In Bacillus weihaiensis, the genomic stretch GCAGGCACCAAAGCCCACGCTGCGCAAGAATAAGAGCCAATCCACACCGTTTTGTTGATATGGACGTAGTGTTCCTTGGAATTCAGTAGGCATTGTATGAGTTGGAAGCTCGGTTGTATCACTTAGCTTCTTAAGTAGCCCCTTCATTTGTTGATTAAGCTCAATTTGGATGTTGGCAAAAGCGCGTGTATCAAGGATTTCCTCAGTATCCTCATTAACATCCTTCGCAGATAGCTCCTGCTGGAGGATATCGGATAAATGGAGTCCTTCTTTATCCGCTTTCTTTAGGATAGCCTGCACCTGTTTAATAAAGGCAGGGTCGAGCTTAATCCATTGTCCGCGAAAGTTTACGAGTCGGCGCTGCTGAGCAACAAGCTGGTGAAATTCTTCTTCTGTCATTTCCACCCCGTTTGTTGAAAGGCGCCAGTTAAAGTCGATGAGTGAATTCATTCCAACAAATGACTGACCTCGAGGGGAGGAAGAGACCTTTGCTTTTAGCATGAGCTGAGAATCCTTGACAACCTGCCACCAGGAAGGCAGAAGGATTTCAATTCCCATTTGTATGAAGGTTTCACTTGCTTCTGTTAAGAAGAGCCATGCTTCATCCTCTGTTACATAAGTCGTACCGGTTTGGAAGCTTAACCAAGGCACCACTTCTTTAAATCGTTCCTGCTCACGTTCAATTTTTGGTAAAAATGCTTTCCATTTTTTAGGTAGTGATGCCTCCCCTTGAAAATGGAGCACCTCATCCTCTGCTTTTTTGTCTCGAAGGAGGATTTCAAGCTGCCAGTCATCATCTGCTGATTCAGGCTCATTTAGACGTAGACCAACTGTGAATGGGGTATCGTCTACATGCCAGCCAATCTTCTCATGAAAATCACGTTCATCAATAAAATGGCCTTGATGGGAGGTTAAGACTGGGTAAGCATTAACGATATCTGCCCAAGCATCAGCTAGGATCTTATCATTTTCGATTAAATCTGCTACAGCAGCAGAGAACCATTCTAGCGCAAAGCCTGTTAATTCACTATTTGCATCTTTAAAGCGCGTAATCCCTTGCTTCCAGCTGTCAAAATCAGGTGCATATTCACCATTTTGAATAAGAGTGTAGATGGTATGAGCTTGGTTAGCGAGCTTTTCGGTATCCTCTGATAGAGCAATTGATGCAAGTGAGTTGTAGGTTTCTTTTCCTAGTAGCTCGACCATCATCCATGGTGAAAGCTGTACGGCAGGAATCCCGATATAGCTAATATCCTCAAGGTTCGTTCCATAAAAGGAGGACTCATGCCAAGTGAAAAGGCAGCGAGAAAATTCATCCACTTTAAGCGGAATTTCATCCTGTTCAGCTGTACAATATATATAAAAATGATAGCCTTCCATTTGTTCGGCGTGAACAACGATGCTAGTCGTATTAATCATGAATGAGCTTTCCCTTCTTTAATTCTTCTTTAAAGGCGCGTAAACGTTTATGCTCTTCTGCGAGGTTTTGCACATAATTTTCCCAGACTTCTTCCCGTTTTAGCTTTTTATATTGAGCCTTCATTCGTTTTAAGTAGCGAACGGCCATTTTATAGTTTTCACGAGTTTTTAAGGAAATTTCCTCCTTGACGGATTTTGCATAAAGAGGAAGCAGTACACCTGGTTCTTTTTTCTCAATCTCCTTTAAAAGGTAGGAGTCAATTTCATAGATCGAAAAGCCTAAGAGAGATTGAAGCTCTAGCCAGGTTTTGAAATCTTCTTTTTCTAGAAGAAGGTCGTGATATTCAGCGTATGTATATGGAAGCATCTGCTTACAAGCCCGATCGTAGAAAGCCGTATCCTTTGTCGCATTTGCATATTCTCGAATAATTCTCATCATATGTGAGATATCATAGTGCTTTTCTTCAAAGGAAAGCTCGCTTTTTTTATACGTTGTGGCCTGCTTCATCATGAACGAGATCCAGTTCGTTAGGCGTTTCCAATTTTTCTTTTTTACAATATCCTCTGCCCACTTAAAGGTCAGGGGTAAAGCGGTTGGCGGCAATGTTTGGAGACGAGAAAAAATCTCATCATCCTTTGATTGGAGAAAATTCATATGCATTAACGCAATTTCCGTTTCAATTGCATAGTCCGTTTCGTAGTCTAAATAGCCCTCAAGCCACTCGCGTTCAATGGAAATAAATTTATCGCGACGTAATAATTCAATCCAAAGAAGCTGGTACAGATTTATTCGATCATATTGATACACCTTACTTGTATAGAGGAGATCACGGAAGCGTTCAACACTATCTACAAGCAATGGATCTAGTGCAAAGGGAAGAGCATAACGCTTCATTTCATCGATGGCCGTTTGAATCGTATCCCTAAGCTGATCAACATATGGATAAATAATATGTTGTAACATATAGTCAGTTGGCTTCGTCTCTTCTATTAGCTGTAGTATTTTAAGAAAGACGGTAACGGATGCTTGCACGATAAAAAATTGCTTCATCTCAGGAGATTTAGGTGCCTTCTTTTTCAAAGCAGAATAATAATGGTGAAAAAGGCTTTGGAAAAGTTGATTTTGCGACACAAGCTGTGATTCAAATCGTTCATATTCCCGATCAAAAAAAGCAATCCAGCTTGCAAGTGACGAGTCTTCGTATTCTTTTTCTGGATGGAGAAGAGAACTCGCCTTTTTTACATGCTTCATGACATCGTCTATTGACTTTTCTTCCTTCCATAAGTCTACGAATGTACCGACTCGGTCCACACTTGCATATACATATAAGAAAGTAGCAAGCTGGTGGCGACAAATATTTTCAGCAGGACAGGTGCAGGTGCTCATCATAAAATCCTCTAGATCAAGCTGAACTTGAACACTTGTCACATCCTGTACTTTCGCGTTGACCGTATAAGAGGTTGTGTTCACATTATAAATACTGCCCTGACGAAATAAAATAAGACCTTTTTTCACTAAATTGCGGTCCTCTTCACGATGCGGAGAAAGTATCTTCTTAATTTGTTCACCAGCACCAAGCACAAGCTCTTTACTAAGCTCCTGACCAAGCATAACGGATAAACTCCTTTCATAACCAATGACGATAAGGTAAGGGGATATTGGGTGTACCTATCTATATATGTAGTGCGATTTGATTGACTCATGTTATGTAAGGTGAAATTTCACCAATTACAGATTGACGATAAATAGGAAAAAACACAGTTGTATCGTTTCGAGTGTTGCTTTCGGGAGTATTCCTAGTTCTGGATTTTACCCTACCCGTAGATACAAGGTTTTCTCTCTGAATAGAGAGAGTAATGCGTATGAGATGCGGCATCGTTTAAGAAAAGGTTTCATAGAAAAAACCTAATTCTTTTATTATACCTTAAATTATTTCAATCAAAAAGGTTTCGTACAAGAAGGAATCGGGGACATAAAAACAGAGCAAATGACGAAGCGTGTAAATGGACAAAATGAAAAAGAAAATTCGAGTAAAAATGTAAAATTTATGAAATGAGTAAGAAAAGTCTTGTCCACTCTTACTAATGCTAGTATAATAGTTCCATATTGTCTGAAAATGTAAATAAGAAAGGACATTTGTTGAATATGAGAGAAACTCAGCTGAAACAAGAAGCGCTGCTTGAAATCCTCAAAAGTGCCTATGATAAGGGCGAAAAATCAGAGGACCTCACAACTTCTGAGCTATTAGAAGACCTGATCTCACAAATTAGAAAAGTATACGCATCATAAAATAGAACGAACAAAAGGCGAGCGCTTGTGAAAGCGCTCGTTTTTTTGCATTTTTTAGGATTTTTTAGGCGTTTTTTGGTGCCAGTCCCCCAGCGCTTTAAAGCGCTGGGGGACTGGCACCTTTTTCGCACCTTTTTGCTTTTACACCCAACAACACTTTAACCTATTAACGTGGTGGGGACCAGGCACCAACCAAATACCTATTTTTGTTTATTGATGTTTCGTGGCTTGAAATTTTGGCAATATATCTTTATCACACAACATTTAAACAATTATTGACAAGAGGTGGCAAAAAATGAGTGTTAATGGAATTTGGTTTACTTTGCTTTCATGTGCTGTCTTTATGGCGATTGTAGCAATTGTCTCGTATTTTAAGGCAAAAGACTCTGTGAACGATTCGAAAGGCTACTTTTTAGCTGGGAGAGGGTTGACCGGAACGTTTATTGCGGGTTCTTTACTACTCACCAACTTATCAGCCGAGCAGCTTATTGGCCTGAACGGACAAGCATATCGTACAAATCTCTCAAATATGGCTTGGGAAGTAACGGCAGCGTTTGCGATTATTATCATGGCACTTTATCTATTACCTAAATACTTAGGTGGTAACTTCACCACGCTACCAGAATTCTTAAGTAAACGATTTGATGAAGGTGTTAGGCAGTATACAGTTATTTTATTTATGTTAGGATACATACTTGTTACGATCCCCTCAATGCTCTATTCAGGAGCACTAGCAGTTCTTAAACTATTTGATGTACCATCGCTATTTGGTATTAGCTACGTGCAATCAGTTTGGGTAGTAATTTGGATTATCGGAATTATCGGAGCAATCTACGCGATCTTCGGTGGATTAAAAGCAGTTGCTGTTTCCGATACCATAAATGGAATCGGCTTACTGATTGTCGGGATTTTAGTTCCTGTTCTTGGTTTTTATGCTTTAGGAGACGGAAATCTTTTAAGTGGGATGAAAACCATAGCGGTTACGGATAGTGAAAAATTAAATAGTATCGGATCAAGTGAGGATTCAGTACCATTTGGTACCATTTTTACTGGAATGATCTTTGCAAATCTCTTTTATTGGGCTTCCAACCAATACGTAATCCAACGTACACTAGGGGCAAAGAATTTAGCGGAAGGACAAAAAGGGGTTATTTTTTCGGGTTTTTATAAGCTGTTAATTCCGTTATTTATGATGATTCCTGGTGTTATTGCATTTCACTTGTACGGAGATTCATTAAAATCAGTTGACTTAGCGTACCCAACATTAATTGCGAATGTGTTACCAACGTATTTGTCTGGTTTCTTCCTAGCGGTATTATTGGGAGCTGTTTTCAGCTCATTTAATTCATTATTAAACAGTGCAGCAACGATGTTTGCATTAGATATTTATAAGCAAAAAATAAACCGTAACGCAGATGATCGAAAATTAATATCCGTCAGCAAATGGTTTGGAACGGCATTAGCCCTCGTATCCTTTTTCATCTCACCATTACTTATGTATGCTCCAGACGGATTATGGGATCTTATTCGTAAATTCACAGGATTCTTCAATATTCCAATTATCGCGATTGTACTAGTCGGGGTTTTATCGAAAAAAGTACCAGCATTAGCTGCAAAAGTGGTTATCATCTTCCACGTCTTTGCCTACTACATGCTAGTTTGGGGAACAAATCAATTATTTGACTATACAGTACCAATTCACTTCATTCATATCTATGCGATTTTATTTGCGATAGAAGTAAGTATGATGATCATTATTGGCTACATGAAGCCATTAGAACGACCAAATCCATTCAAAGTATCAGCAGAGGTTGATATGGTTCCATGGAAATATGCGATTGCAACATCAATTATTCTACTATCAAGTGTAGCAATCACATATGTCATCTTCTCACCAATCGGACTCGCCTACACAGGTGGAATCGTATCACAATTATTCTGGCCAGTTGTTGCCGGAATTCTAGTCTTAACAGCATTACTCATCTTCTTCTCACTGAAGCACTGGAACATGAAGTACAGTCAGTACCTACAAAGCGACAACAAAACAGAGAAGAAACAGAAAAAACTCAAACTCAGTAAGAATGTGGACCCTGCATTTATGAAGATCGAGTAATAAACGAGGAATAAACGAGGTGCCAGTCCCCCAGCGCTTTAAAGCGCCGGGGGACTGGCACCTTTTAATCTGTCTAGGGCATACACCACCTGACATTCTCTTTATATGCCATCCTCTAGAGTGTTTTGAGTCTAAGTCCCTGAGTGTATCTCCCTCCTTAATGCT encodes the following:
- a CDS encoding SWIM zinc finger family protein — protein: MLGQELSKELVLGAGEQIKKILSPHREEDRNLVKKGLILFRQGSIYNVNTTSYTVNAKVQDVTSVQVQLDLEDFMMSTCTCPAENICRHQLATFLYVYASVDRVGTFVDLWKEEKSIDDVMKHVKKASSLLHPEKEYEDSSLASWIAFFDREYERFESQLVSQNQLFQSLFHHYYSALKKKAPKSPEMKQFFIVQASVTVFLKILQLIEETKPTDYMLQHIIYPYVDQLRDTIQTAIDEMKRYALPFALDPLLVDSVERFRDLLYTSKVYQYDRINLYQLLWIELLRRDKFISIEREWLEGYLDYETDYAIETEIALMHMNFLQSKDDEIFSRLQTLPPTALPLTFKWAEDIVKKKNWKRLTNWISFMMKQATTYKKSELSFEEKHYDISHMMRIIREYANATKDTAFYDRACKQMLPYTYAEYHDLLLEKEDFKTWLELQSLLGFSIYEIDSYLLKEIEKKEPGVLLPLYAKSVKEEISLKTRENYKMAVRYLKRMKAQYKKLKREEVWENYVQNLAEEHKRLRAFKEELKKGKLIHD
- a CDS encoding DEAD/DEAH box helicase translates to MINTTSIVVHAEQMEGYHFYIYCTAEQDEIPLKVDEFSRCLFTWHESSFYGTNLEDISYIGIPAVQLSPWMMVELLGKETYNSLASIALSEDTEKLANQAHTIYTLIQNGEYAPDFDSWKQGITRFKDANSELTGFALEWFSAAVADLIENDKILADAWADIVNAYPVLTSHQGHFIDERDFHEKIGWHVDDTPFTVGLRLNEPESADDDWQLEILLRDKKAEDEVLHFQGEASLPKKWKAFLPKIEREQERFKEVVPWLSFQTGTTYVTEDEAWLFLTEASETFIQMGIEILLPSWWQVVKDSQLMLKAKVSSSPRGQSFVGMNSLIDFNWRLSTNGVEMTEEEFHQLVAQQRRLVNFRGQWIKLDPAFIKQVQAILKKADKEGLHLSDILQQELSAKDVNEDTEEILDTRAFANIQIELNQQMKGLLKKLSDTTELPTHTMPTEFQGTLRPYQQNGVDWLLFLRSVGFGACLADDMGLGKTIQMIAYFSYVKQQEQPEYPALIIAPTSVLGNWQREFEKFAPHLNVQLHYGPNRPKGERFIPSIRDCDVVLTSYGLSHADAEEISSVSWGTICLDEAQNIKNAHTKQSRAIRKLRGQHHIALTGTPMENRLTELWSIYDFLNHGYLGSLHSFHKKYVLPIEKDRDTEQIEQLQRFIKPFLLRRTKRDEQVALNLPDKLEQKEFIPLSVEQASLYEQLVKDTFEQVNSLAGMQRKALILKMLGKLKQICNHPALYLKEAQPKQLITRSHKIEKLIELTSAIREQQESCLIFTQYIGMGDMMKKLLEKELGDKVLFLNGSLTKTERDRMVESFQNKEYPILILSLKAGGTGLNLTAANHVIHYDRWWNPAVENQATDRAYRIGQERFVHVHKLITTGTIEEKIDGMLEKKQSLNDEIIQSESWITELSSDELEELFTLSL
- a CDS encoding solute:sodium symporter family transporter — its product is MSVNGIWFTLLSCAVFMAIVAIVSYFKAKDSVNDSKGYFLAGRGLTGTFIAGSLLLTNLSAEQLIGLNGQAYRTNLSNMAWEVTAAFAIIIMALYLLPKYLGGNFTTLPEFLSKRFDEGVRQYTVILFMLGYILVTIPSMLYSGALAVLKLFDVPSLFGISYVQSVWVVIWIIGIIGAIYAIFGGLKAVAVSDTINGIGLLIVGILVPVLGFYALGDGNLLSGMKTIAVTDSEKLNSIGSSEDSVPFGTIFTGMIFANLFYWASNQYVIQRTLGAKNLAEGQKGVIFSGFYKLLIPLFMMIPGVIAFHLYGDSLKSVDLAYPTLIANVLPTYLSGFFLAVLLGAVFSSFNSLLNSAATMFALDIYKQKINRNADDRKLISVSKWFGTALALVSFFISPLLMYAPDGLWDLIRKFTGFFNIPIIAIVLVGVLSKKVPALAAKVVIIFHVFAYYMLVWGTNQLFDYTVPIHFIHIYAILFAIEVSMMIIIGYMKPLERPNPFKVSAEVDMVPWKYAIATSIILLSSVAITYVIFSPIGLAYTGGIVSQLFWPVVAGILVLTALLIFFSLKHWNMKYSQYLQSDNKTEKKQKKLKLSKNVDPAFMKIE